The following are encoded in a window of Ruminiclostridium herbifermentans genomic DNA:
- a CDS encoding sensor histidine kinase — MGKIHFNHITKLFKEISIKNKIFIFYIVILGISLSIFTLLTISISNKAIIEKAQKNAGRELTLIDKSLMNLTRNCEDYARILSTENRLQNQLELVRNNDLNSIQNIDVEKTLKEVISNIVQPNTKMSAASIMSSKNILFDIGYADNLSVYSQFDNALIDKVVEIKSPVWTSLFKLKYRYGEEENVFAIAKSIIGKNTGARLGIAILYLKETEVASIYLNNIINENDKFFILDSENNIISTQDKDDLYQKFDEEKYLGKYKLDNIQNDESLIVNIDGIQTLVTLHKFDKLNWKIISTIPMNEITSENKGITRLIIIIGVACLVFAFIASYLLSYTISKPILNLVRIMKEIKQGNLGLRADFNANDEIGMLGDGFNSLMDRINKLLEQIYNEQRIKRENEFRLLQSQIKPHFLYNTIETIISFIKLDLKENAIMSAKYLAGFYRISLSKGNDIITIEDEMLLIKNYLSIQKLRYIEYMDYELYFDEEILKYQIPKLTLQPLVENSIYHGLKQKEDKGTLIIKGYKNEECVFIEVFDNGIGISPDKIDSILHSSAVQNKLTDFGVSSVDTRLKLLYGEEYGLKIESIVGEYTKVTVKLPATKL, encoded by the coding sequence ATGGGAAAAATACACTTTAATCACATAACTAAATTATTTAAAGAAATATCAATTAAGAATAAGATTTTTATTTTCTATATTGTTATTTTAGGAATTTCACTAAGTATATTTACTTTGCTCACTATCAGTATATCAAATAAGGCAATAATCGAAAAAGCTCAAAAAAATGCAGGACGTGAGTTAACACTTATTGATAAGAGTCTTATGAACTTGACCAGAAATTGTGAGGACTATGCAAGAATACTATCTACTGAGAACAGATTGCAAAATCAACTTGAATTAGTGAGAAACAATGATTTAAATTCAATTCAGAATATAGATGTTGAAAAAACATTAAAGGAAGTAATTAGTAATATAGTACAGCCTAATACCAAGATGTCGGCTGCTAGTATTATGTCATCGAAAAATATACTTTTTGACATAGGTTATGCAGATAATTTAAGTGTTTATTCCCAGTTTGATAACGCTTTGATAGATAAAGTAGTTGAAATAAAAAGCCCTGTTTGGACCAGCTTATTCAAACTAAAGTATCGTTATGGTGAAGAGGAGAATGTTTTTGCAATTGCAAAATCTATTATAGGAAAAAATACAGGGGCTAGATTAGGAATAGCAATACTTTATCTTAAAGAGACAGAAGTTGCATCAATATATTTAAATAACATAATAAATGAAAATGATAAGTTTTTTATACTCGATAGTGAAAACAACATAATATCAACTCAAGATAAAGATGACTTGTATCAAAAATTTGATGAAGAGAAATATTTGGGTAAATATAAACTTGATAATATTCAAAATGATGAAAGTTTAATAGTCAATATTGATGGTATACAGACGTTAGTTACTTTACATAAATTCGATAAGCTTAATTGGAAGATTATCAGTACTATTCCTATGAATGAAATAACCAGTGAAAATAAAGGTATAACAAGACTGATAATTATTATTGGCGTTGCATGTCTAGTTTTTGCATTTATAGCATCTTATCTATTATCTTACACAATATCAAAGCCTATATTAAATTTAGTTAGAATTATGAAGGAAATAAAACAAGGAAATTTAGGCCTGAGGGCAGATTTTAATGCTAATGACGAGATTGGTATGCTTGGGGATGGCTTTAACAGCCTTATGGATAGAATCAACAAACTATTAGAACAAATTTATAATGAACAAAGGATAAAGCGCGAAAACGAATTCAGACTTCTTCAATCACAGATTAAGCCGCATTTTCTCTATAACACCATTGAAACTATTATTTCATTTATAAAACTAGATTTAAAAGAAAATGCCATAATGTCAGCAAAATACCTTGCTGGATTTTATAGAATTTCATTAAGTAAAGGAAATGACATTATAACCATAGAAGACGAAATGCTTCTTATCAAGAATTATTTGTCTATACAAAAGTTAAGGTATATAGAATATATGGATTATGAACTGTATTTTGATGAGGAGATATTAAAATATCAAATTCCAAAGTTGACATTACAGCCTCTTGTGGAAAATTCCATTTACCATGGCTTGAAGCAAAAAGAGGATAAAGGCACATTGATAATTAAAGGCTATAAAAATGAAGAATGTGTTTTTATTGAAGTTTTTGATAACGGAATAGGAATAAGTCCAGATAAAATTGACAGCATACTTCACAGTTCAGCAGTTCAGAATAAGCTGACAGATTTTGGAGTTAGCAGTGTTGACACCAGATTAAAGCTACTGTATGGAGAAGAATACGGTTTAAAGATAGAAAGTATAGTTGGAGAATATACCAAAGTCACTGTCAAACTACCGGCAACAAAATTGTAA
- a CDS encoding response regulator produces the protein MYKVMIVDDEFYFREALKISLPWEKLGFEICGEAKNGKEAIKKIEELKPDITIVDINMPIMDGLEFAKNLKESGIETKILILTGHSEFSYAKQAVSLGVYNYLLKPVNEEELANCLCEMKMDIQKEANLKIELEKLKEQVKENIPLLKEKFLNDLIQGNSVIKSEEVASKIKYLKMNIPTGYYQVALIEVDYDENLKWTDEDKQLWLFSVKNIASEILQEYFEFEMCYDRDDRLCIIVCLKGNEADFLFENTLERVKISVHKYLKFTISIGIGNRKSDIFDVASSFKEAIIALKNKLTIGSNKVILYSSVDDLDIKHHLFTAEHRSQLLLGMRTGNGEEIKMILTNIFRDVRGKNIHCEILYVVCVEIVSVCMEIFAEMGISFKEIYHNSQMNIFEEIQLKQSIDEMEGWIKEIFSDAVEYINKNKNKRASQLIEKVKKYISDNYQNDELDINIVAKSLFVNYGHLCFVFKRDTGITINEYITEFRIKKAKELIDNGEQLVFSVAKKVGYADANYFGKCFKKFYGLTPSKYIENVSQKRN, from the coding sequence ATGTACAAGGTTATGATTGTAGATGATGAGTTTTATTTCAGAGAAGCTTTAAAAATCTCATTGCCATGGGAAAAATTGGGGTTTGAAATATGTGGTGAGGCTAAAAATGGAAAGGAAGCAATAAAAAAAATAGAGGAATTAAAACCGGATATAACAATTGTAGACATAAATATGCCAATAATGGATGGGCTTGAGTTTGCCAAGAATTTAAAAGAAAGTGGGATTGAAACTAAAATACTGATTTTAACTGGACACAGTGAATTTAGTTATGCTAAGCAAGCAGTTTCGTTAGGAGTATACAACTATTTGCTAAAGCCAGTAAATGAAGAAGAACTAGCTAATTGTTTATGTGAAATGAAGATGGATATACAAAAGGAAGCTAATTTAAAAATTGAGTTAGAAAAGTTAAAGGAACAAGTCAAAGAAAATATTCCATTATTAAAAGAAAAATTTTTAAATGACTTAATACAAGGAAACTCAGTAATAAAGTCGGAGGAAGTAGCCAGCAAAATAAAATATCTCAAAATGAATATACCTACTGGATATTATCAAGTAGCATTAATAGAAGTTGACTATGATGAGAATCTGAAATGGACTGATGAAGATAAGCAGCTGTGGCTATTTTCTGTTAAAAACATTGCAAGTGAGATACTACAGGAGTATTTTGAATTTGAAATGTGCTATGACAGAGATGACCGGTTATGTATAATAGTTTGCTTAAAAGGAAATGAAGCAGATTTTTTGTTCGAGAATACTCTTGAGAGGGTCAAAATATCAGTCCACAAATATTTGAAATTCACTATATCAATAGGAATTGGAAATAGAAAGAGCGATATATTTGATGTTGCCAGTTCATTTAAAGAAGCTATTATTGCATTAAAGAATAAGCTTACCATAGGCAGTAACAAAGTAATATTATATAGCTCAGTAGATGATTTAGATATAAAACACCATTTATTTACTGCTGAACACAGAAGCCAACTCTTATTGGGTATGCGTACTGGAAATGGTGAAGAAATTAAAATGATTCTAACCAATATTTTTAGAGATGTTCGCGGCAAGAACATTCACTGTGAAATACTATATGTAGTCTGTGTGGAAATTGTGTCAGTATGCATGGAGATATTCGCAGAAATGGGTATTAGCTTCAAGGAAATTTATCACAATAGTCAAATGAATATCTTTGAAGAAATACAGCTAAAGCAATCTATAGATGAAATGGAAGGCTGGATTAAGGAGATATTTTCAGATGCAGTTGAATACATCAATAAAAACAAAAATAAAAGGGCATCGCAGTTGATTGAAAAAGTTAAGAAATATATTAGTGACAATTATCAAAATGATGAACTTGATATAAATATAGTGGCGAAAAGCCTTTTTGTGAATTATGGACATCTTTGCTTTGTATTCAAAAGGGATACAGGTATTACTATAAATGAATATATTACTGAATTCAGAATTAAAAAGGCTAAAGAACTCATTGATAATGGAGAACAGCTAGTTTTTAGCGTAGCAAAAAAGGTTGGATATGCAGATGCCAACTATTTTGGTAAGTGTTTTAAGAAATTTTATGGGCTTACTCCAAGTAAATATATTGAAAATGTAAGTCAAAAAAGAAATTAA
- a CDS encoding carbohydrate ABC transporter permease: MNKNYNSKLAIFIFAFPTLLLFTAFVVYPIIPELIISFQNNDGFKNMGYVGFDNYRSVLTSATFWKSNANTLIIVAISTFVGLPISLLLALLMDRQVEGIRRFFKLSSVFPAVLSVTVIGQMWIAIYEPQWGVINSLLRSIGLDNLALEWLSDKRTVVVAIAIAFLWQYIGLNALLFYTGIKSIPKTYYEAATIDGASFLKTSIKITIPLLQDVTKYLLVLSVLGCMSQFAHVRIMTAGGPGDASRTVIYQLYYTAFSASDYGQGCAIAILFVIECLILTLIINKFVAREKIEF; the protein is encoded by the coding sequence ATGAATAAAAACTACAATAGTAAACTTGCAATTTTTATTTTTGCTTTTCCAACTTTGCTTCTATTTACAGCTTTTGTTGTGTATCCAATTATCCCGGAATTAATTATTAGTTTTCAAAATAATGATGGTTTCAAAAACATGGGATATGTAGGATTTGACAATTATCGAAGTGTTCTTACATCAGCCACCTTCTGGAAATCAAATGCTAATACATTAATAATAGTAGCAATTTCAACGTTTGTAGGGCTTCCTATTTCATTACTCCTTGCTTTATTAATGGATAGGCAAGTTGAAGGAATAAGAAGATTTTTTAAACTAAGCAGTGTATTTCCCGCAGTGCTTTCAGTTACTGTAATAGGTCAGATGTGGATAGCTATATATGAACCACAATGGGGAGTAATTAATAGTTTGTTACGCTCAATAGGATTAGACAATCTTGCATTAGAATGGCTATCTGATAAAAGAACAGTTGTAGTTGCAATTGCTATAGCCTTCCTGTGGCAGTACATAGGGCTGAATGCATTGCTTTTCTATACAGGTATAAAGTCTATACCCAAAACTTATTATGAAGCAGCTACTATAGACGGAGCATCCTTCCTAAAAACTAGTATAAAAATAACAATACCTCTTTTGCAGGATGTTACTAAGTATTTATTAGTATTATCAGTACTTGGATGTATGTCCCAGTTTGCACATGTAAGAATAATGACAGCAGGAGGGCCTGGCGATGCTTCAAGAACTGTTATTTATCAATTGTATTATACAGCTTTTTCAGCATCTGATTACGGACAGGGATGTGCAATTGCTATTTTATTTGTAATTGAATGTCTTATATTGACATTAATAATTAACAAATTTGTTGCAAGAGAAAAAATAGAATTTTAA
- a CDS encoding carbohydrate ABC transporter permease, giving the protein MKQKVINSIIKITLVIIGLTFLFPLYWMVNLSFKSKSEVYDNPFGLPKEWVFSNYGDALEKFNFLRYLSNSVIYSIGTIIITILLGSMFAYCVSRMNWRFKNTALTYVSLGLIIPVQVVIIPLLIMVKNMGLKDTHLGLILPYSAFALSSCILMLYAFFRTLPKELEEAACIDGCNIYQTFFKVILPTIKPAIATQFALIFMNTYNEFFLAFILAANDNIRPLPVGLLNFFVSIGVSHWGQIGAAMVITSIPTVLVYLFGNEQIENALTAGAILK; this is encoded by the coding sequence ATGAAGCAAAAAGTTATTAACAGTATAATTAAGATAACACTAGTTATTATAGGATTAACCTTTCTTTTTCCTCTATATTGGATGGTGAATCTATCCTTCAAATCAAAAAGTGAGGTATATGACAATCCATTTGGACTTCCGAAGGAATGGGTTTTTAGCAACTATGGTGATGCATTGGAAAAGTTTAACTTCCTTAGATACTTATCAAACAGTGTGATATATTCTATTGGTACTATTATTATTACAATCCTTTTAGGAAGTATGTTTGCATACTGTGTAAGCAGAATGAACTGGAGATTTAAAAATACTGCTTTGACATATGTTTCACTGGGATTGATTATACCAGTTCAGGTTGTAATTATCCCCCTTCTTATAATGGTTAAAAATATGGGACTTAAGGATACTCATTTGGGATTGATACTTCCGTATTCAGCTTTTGCATTATCCTCATGTATTTTAATGCTTTATGCATTTTTCAGAACTTTACCTAAGGAACTTGAAGAAGCAGCGTGCATTGATGGCTGCAATATATATCAAACATTTTTTAAGGTAATACTTCCTACAATTAAGCCTGCAATTGCTACACAATTTGCGCTTATATTTATGAATACATATAATGAGTTCTTTTTAGCATTTATTTTGGCTGCTAACGATAATATCAGACCATTGCCAGTAGGTTTGTTAAATTTCTTTGTAAGTATAGGTGTATCGCATTGGGGGCAGATTGGTGCTGCTATGGTTATAACAAGTATACCTACAGTTTTAGTGTATTTATTTGGGAATGAGCAAATAGAAAATGCTCTTACAGCAGGAGCAATTTTGAAATAG
- a CDS encoding aldo/keto reductase: MSNDIINPNLVPQRTLRGGDKMPCIGMGTFGSDRFSAEDIAAAVKGAAEVGFRMFDCASVYGNEHLIGEVFEDIMKSGIRREELFITSKVWNDMHGKGDVLLSCAKSLKDLKLDYIDLYFVHWPFRNFHPKGAAPDYHNKDARPFSIEQYMETWYQMERLQKAGYVKHIGTSNMTIPKLKELFKYCTIMPAAIEMELHPCFQQPEQFKFVIDHGIQPIGFCPIGSPTRPDRDKTSEDYVDIQEPVIVEIAKAHNVHPAVICIKWAVQRGQTPIPFSIYRNEYASNIRCVVEDPLTEEEMKKIEGVDKNCRLIKGQVFLWDGAKDWTDLWDINGEITK, from the coding sequence ATGAGTAATGATATTATTAATCCCAATTTAGTACCACAGAGAACCTTGCGTGGAGGAGACAAGATGCCTTGTATTGGTATGGGTACTTTTGGCTCGGATAGATTTTCAGCTGAAGATATTGCTGCTGCTGTAAAAGGCGCAGCAGAGGTGGGTTTCAGAATGTTTGACTGTGCATCTGTATATGGAAATGAGCATTTAATTGGAGAGGTTTTTGAAGATATTATGAAGTCTGGTATAAGGAGAGAAGAACTCTTTATTACTTCAAAGGTTTGGAATGATATGCATGGAAAAGGGGATGTATTGCTTTCTTGTGCAAAATCCTTGAAGGACTTAAAACTTGATTACATAGATTTATATTTTGTACACTGGCCTTTTAGAAACTTCCATCCAAAGGGAGCTGCTCCTGATTACCATAATAAAGATGCAAGACCATTTTCAATTGAGCAGTATATGGAAACATGGTATCAGATGGAGAGATTACAGAAGGCTGGCTATGTTAAGCACATAGGAACATCAAATATGACTATTCCTAAATTAAAGGAATTGTTCAAGTACTGCACAATTATGCCTGCGGCAATTGAAATGGAACTTCATCCATGCTTCCAACAGCCTGAGCAATTTAAATTTGTTATAGACCATGGTATTCAGCCCATTGGTTTCTGTCCAATAGGGTCGCCTACTAGACCTGATCGTGATAAGACTTCTGAGGACTATGTGGATATTCAGGAACCTGTAATTGTTGAGATAGCTAAAGCTCATAATGTTCATCCAGCAGTTATTTGTATAAAATGGGCTGTACAGAGGGGCCAAACTCCAATTCCATTCTCAATATATAGAAACGAATATGCTAGTAATATCCGATGTGTAGTGGAGGACCCGTTAACTGAAGAAGAAATGAAGAAGATTGAAGGCGTTGATAAAAACTGCAGATTAATTAAAGGTCAAGTATTCCTTTGGGATGGAGCAAAGGATTGGACTGATTTGTGGGATATAAATGGAGAGATAACAAAATAA
- a CDS encoding glycoside hydrolase family 36 protein yields MHKVLSEYVLSDMIVRYLVNEDGNVGFETIPASLKDKITTSKKYNIDPLVQIFIRGDDFSGGFANGHTMRNGQQANSLQYQSQKVENIKESQVITTILKSKSGYVVKHILTYHNGLNAFEVKTVFANKSDKNICLEMLSSFSIGGLTPFIEGEASESMNIHRIRSCWSNEGRVITESVEDLQLEPSWSGHGVRTEKFGQIGSMPVRKFFPFLAVEDTVTGVVWAAQLACASSWQMELYRKDDSLCISGGLADYDFGHWMKVVEPETEFETPTAYITVGIGNIDNVSQRLLSIQKNNINKLNKFYRLPVLFNEFCTTWGNPSHDNIKKIVDIIKGKGVDYFVIDSGWFADEKYGWDGTHGDWIVSSEVFPYGLEETVRIIREAGMIPGIWFEFENCGYLSKSYKNEKHLLTRNGNVITSGLRRFWDMTDPWVIDYLSEKVISMLKKYGFKYLKVDYNETIGIGCDGYESLGEGLRQRILASQEFFRRIRREIPDIIIENCSSGGHRLEPSMMKLCEMASFSDAHECDEIPIIAANLHRVINPCQSQIWAVLRKKDSKRRIVYSIINTFLGVMCLSGDVYDLDEEQWKLIERGISFYNSISNIILNGTTYFFGSKLKSYRNPKGWMGILRKSEDEREAIALIYTFNGEFTDMLEIPVGSNYEINYIYCANENDVLLTNGKLFVKMKEEFEAVAVHLKMIK; encoded by the coding sequence ATGCATAAAGTTTTATCAGAATACGTTTTATCAGATATGATAGTAAGATATTTAGTAAATGAAGATGGGAATGTAGGCTTTGAGACTATACCAGCTAGTCTGAAAGATAAAATAACTACCTCAAAGAAGTATAATATTGATCCGCTTGTGCAAATTTTTATCAGAGGAGATGACTTCTCAGGAGGGTTTGCAAATGGACACACTATGAGAAACGGTCAACAGGCCAACTCACTTCAATACCAATCTCAAAAAGTTGAAAACATAAAAGAATCACAAGTTATAACAACAATACTAAAAAGTAAAAGTGGTTATGTTGTAAAGCATATACTTACCTATCACAATGGGCTTAATGCCTTTGAGGTAAAGACGGTATTTGCCAATAAATCAGATAAAAATATTTGTTTGGAGATGCTTTCAAGTTTTTCTATTGGCGGGTTGACTCCTTTTATAGAAGGAGAAGCATCGGAAAGCATGAATATACATAGGATTAGGAGTTGCTGGAGTAATGAAGGCAGAGTTATAACGGAATCTGTTGAGGATTTGCAGCTTGAGCCATCTTGGTCAGGTCACGGTGTAAGAACAGAAAAGTTTGGCCAGATTGGTTCTATGCCTGTAAGAAAATTCTTCCCATTTTTAGCAGTGGAAGATACCGTTACAGGAGTAGTATGGGCGGCGCAGTTAGCCTGTGCTTCATCATGGCAGATGGAACTGTATAGAAAAGATGATTCCCTATGTATATCAGGTGGACTTGCAGACTATGATTTTGGACATTGGATGAAGGTAGTGGAACCTGAGACTGAATTTGAGACACCGACCGCATATATAACTGTGGGTATTGGAAATATAGACAATGTATCACAAAGATTGCTTTCAATTCAAAAAAACAATATTAATAAACTAAATAAATTTTACAGGCTGCCGGTTTTATTTAATGAATTCTGTACTACTTGGGGAAATCCTTCCCATGATAATATTAAAAAGATTGTTGATATTATAAAAGGAAAAGGAGTGGATTATTTTGTTATAGACTCAGGGTGGTTCGCAGACGAAAAATATGGTTGGGATGGTACACACGGGGATTGGATAGTAAGTTCAGAAGTTTTTCCCTATGGTCTGGAAGAGACTGTGAGGATAATTCGAGAGGCAGGGATGATTCCCGGAATTTGGTTTGAATTTGAAAACTGCGGCTATCTGTCAAAATCATATAAAAACGAAAAACACCTTCTAACTAGAAATGGAAATGTAATAACTTCAGGGCTCAGGAGATTTTGGGATATGACTGATCCTTGGGTTATTGATTACCTAAGTGAAAAAGTCATATCAATGCTTAAGAAATACGGCTTCAAGTATTTAAAGGTTGACTACAATGAAACAATTGGTATAGGTTGCGATGGATATGAGTCACTGGGAGAGGGGCTTAGACAAAGGATTCTTGCTTCACAGGAATTCTTCAGGCGGATAAGAAGGGAAATTCCTGACATAATCATAGAAAACTGTTCTTCGGGAGGTCATAGGCTTGAGCCATCTATGATGAAATTATGTGAAATGGCTTCTTTTTCTGATGCACATGAGTGTGATGAAATACCAATTATAGCTGCTAATCTCCATAGGGTTATAAATCCATGCCAATCACAGATATGGGCTGTCCTTCGTAAAAAAGACAGTAAAAGAAGAATAGTTTATTCTATTATTAATACTTTCCTTGGGGTAATGTGCCTATCAGGTGATGTTTATGATTTAGATGAAGAACAATGGAAGTTAATTGAAAGGGGAATTAGTTTTTACAATTCCATTTCAAATATTATATTAAATGGCACAACTTACTTCTTCGGTTCAAAGCTTAAAAGTTACAGAAATCCTAAGGGATGGATGGGTATTTTAAGAAAGTCTGAGGATGAAAGGGAAGCAATTGCTTTAATTTATACCTTCAACGGTGAATTCACCGATATGCTGGAAATACCTGTTGGCAGCAACTATGAAATTAACTATATCTACTGTGCAAACGAAAATGATGTTTTACTAACTAACGGAAAGCTTTTTGTAAAAATGAAGGAAGAGTTCGAAGCAGTTGCTGTACATTTGAAAATGATTAAATGA
- a CDS encoding RbsD/FucU family protein, producing the protein MLRGIPSILTPELLKTLMEMGHGDELVIADGNFPSSTFGKKVIRLDGHGVPEVLDAILKFFPLDSYVESPVALMQVVKGDTVETPIWDIYKNIINKHESRNNKVENIERFTFYERARNAYAVIATSETALYANIILKKGVVIEQ; encoded by the coding sequence ATGTTAAGAGGGATTCCGTCTATTTTAACTCCTGAACTACTAAAAACACTTATGGAGATGGGGCATGGTGATGAACTAGTAATAGCAGATGGCAATTTTCCATCAAGCACCTTTGGGAAAAAAGTAATCAGACTCGATGGACATGGTGTACCAGAGGTTTTAGATGCAATACTTAAATTTTTTCCGCTGGATTCATATGTTGAAAGCCCTGTAGCATTGATGCAGGTGGTGAAGGGGGATACTGTAGAAACTCCAATATGGGACATCTACAAGAACATAATTAATAAACACGAATCAAGAAACAACAAAGTAGAAAATATTGAAAGATTTACTTTCTATGAAAGAGCGAGAAATGCGTATGCAGTAATTGCCACTAGTGAAACTGCGTTGTATGCAAATATCATTTTAAAAAAAGGTGTTGTAATAGAGCAGTAA
- a CDS encoding ABC transporter substrate-binding protein, whose protein sequence is MIKLKKVALFVISAAMIVSIAACGGGNTASDSSTSSEASNSQTSVQSGEKIKLKFLSLSADENRNKIREDYIKKNIVTEMPNVEIEYDLGGGGDDYANKLKTYNASGDMPDVWFSEQNLSSVVISAGNALDLATYVEKTGFDKKFTMKEVIAPDADGKIYCVQPGADQYFTPRLWYHKDIFAKYNIQVPTTFDELLKVCETLKSKGIIPISIVGKGGWTPNLHLIQTMIMAEDPQVAVDLANNKTDFSNPVVKNALGRIQQLVKVGAFAPGITNIDYGPAVEMYTSNKAAMLAMFTWELPNLEKASPDTDFMVWPTAKEGVDANAAIQYWGAPLSGYLVSSKTENPEIAAQFAMFCATQDALFYNTENKSMTALDTGIKIEGMSDLAKRNLEQFNNAKLKIPSLWSAVYNTRMSAEITTLDSNLLTGDYSPDDFIKAINPIWAKNFDK, encoded by the coding sequence ATGATTAAATTGAAAAAAGTTGCGTTATTTGTTATCTCAGCAGCAATGATTGTTTCAATAGCTGCTTGTGGAGGTGGCAATACAGCATCAGATAGTTCAACATCATCAGAAGCTTCAAATTCACAAACATCTGTTCAATCAGGTGAAAAGATTAAGCTTAAATTCCTTTCTTTAAGTGCAGATGAAAACAGAAATAAAATCAGAGAAGACTATATTAAGAAAAATATAGTAACAGAAATGCCAAATGTAGAAATTGAATATGATTTAGGCGGAGGCGGAGATGATTACGCCAATAAGTTAAAAACTTATAACGCTTCAGGAGACATGCCAGATGTATGGTTCTCAGAACAGAATCTTTCGTCTGTAGTTATCTCAGCAGGAAATGCATTGGATTTGGCTACGTATGTTGAAAAAACAGGCTTTGATAAGAAGTTTACTATGAAAGAAGTAATAGCACCGGATGCAGATGGAAAAATATACTGTGTACAGCCTGGTGCAGACCAATACTTTACTCCAAGATTATGGTACCACAAGGATATATTTGCAAAGTATAACATCCAGGTACCTACCACCTTTGATGAATTGTTAAAGGTTTGTGAAACATTGAAATCAAAAGGAATTATCCCTATTTCTATCGTTGGTAAGGGTGGATGGACTCCTAATCTTCACTTGATTCAGACTATGATAATGGCTGAAGACCCACAGGTTGCAGTTGATCTTGCTAATAATAAAACCGATTTCAGCAATCCTGTTGTTAAAAATGCTTTGGGAAGAATTCAGCAGCTTGTAAAAGTTGGTGCATTTGCACCGGGTATTACAAACATAGATTATGGCCCAGCTGTTGAAATGTATACCTCAAATAAAGCTGCTATGCTTGCAATGTTCACATGGGAACTTCCAAATCTTGAAAAAGCTAGTCCTGATACTGACTTTATGGTTTGGCCGACAGCAAAAGAAGGTGTTGATGCAAATGCAGCAATTCAGTACTGGGGTGCACCATTAAGCGGGTATTTAGTATCCTCAAAAACAGAAAACCCTGAAATAGCAGCTCAGTTTGCAATGTTCTGTGCAACTCAAGACGCTCTATTCTACAACACTGAAAACAAGTCTATGACAGCTCTTGATACAGGTATAAAAATTGAAGGAATGTCTGACTTAGCAAAGAGGAATTTAGAACAGTTTAATAATGCGAAACTAAAAATACCTTCATTATGGTCTGCTGTGTACAATACAAGGATGTCTGCAGAAATAACTACTCTTGACAGTAATCTTTTAACTGGCGATTATTCACCTGATGATTTTATTAAGGCAATAAATCCTATATGGGCTAAAAATTTTGATAAATAA